From Glycine max cultivar Williams 82 chromosome 11, Glycine_max_v4.0, whole genome shotgun sequence, the proteins below share one genomic window:
- the LOC100801323 gene encoding uncharacterized protein isoform X2 codes for MVYLAVAGAGYSSVVGINNRRPEFFISIIPNGAIPTLYFVASLCRCCREHGFSSASESAWTDFPVENAYELLGVSETSSFDEIKASFRKLAKETHPDLAESKNDSTASRRFVQILAAYEILSDSQKRAHYDMYLLSQKKLMQRHPGQGSKLQIYKSQATAFKEMEVVEWLKWYRLTINNILAEKKMVVGTGYFDVFERDFYSAIYAAYYGPEIQSMELLPDCFEAEERSSYETPEVLHLVSGRDLFGMVCLANKVPEISITNNEKLTSFRSFHSGLCQSITDLNVHKNAKRSDDFETHRGHSSKTSSIVSDAYRHLELHISGRVIATASRALPRCCSDEMQTEDTEDHIHVFLNLYEDPKHISSDFWKDYLANGAVGRRIHLGTISGLGSSPDEGSCYVYNDKGTKTHVIMKHRTLMVKHMHWYEVSEKVSVCECRCTRARLPPNFGYLSLVVASMT; via the exons ATGGTTTATCTCGCCGTCGCTGGTGCCGGATACAGCTCAGTCGTCGGAATCAATAATCGGAGGCCAGAATTTTTCATATCAATTATACCAAACGGCGCCATTCCAACGCTCTATTTCGTCGCATCTCTGTGTCGGTGCTGCAGAGAACATGGCTTCAGTAGCGCTTCCGAATCCGCTTGGACAGATTTTCCCGTAGAGAACGCGTATGAGCTGTTAGGAGTGTCCGAGACCAGCTCCTTTGACGAGATTAAAGCGTCGTTTCGAAAATTGGCCAAAGAGACTCACCCGGACCTAGCTGAGTCAAAGAACGATTCCACTGCGTCTCGACGATTTGTACAAATTCTGGCTGCCTATGAG ATTCTTTCAGATTCTCAAAAGAGAGCCCATTATGACATGTACCTGTTGTCTCAGAAAAAACTTATGCAAAGGCATCCTGGACAGGGTTCAAAATTGCAAATTTACAAATCACAGGCTACTGCGTTCAAGGAGATGGAAGTTGTTGAATGGTTAAAATGGTACAGATtaactataaataatattttggcaGAAAAGAAGATGGTAGTTGGAACTGGCTATTTTGATGTATTTGAGAGAGATTTTTATTCAGCTATTTATGCAGCATACTATGGTCCTGAAATTCAGTCCATGGAGCTTCTTCCTGACTGCTTTGAGGCTGAGGAGAGGTCCTCTTATGAAACTCCTGAGGTTTTGCACTTAGTTTCAGGACGTGATCTTTTCGGAATGGTTTGCCTAGCTAACAAGGTTCCAGAGATATCAATTACTAACAATGAGAAGTTAACATCTTTTAGATCCTTCCATTCAGGCCTGTGTCAATCTATAACAGATTTGAACGTCCACAAGAATGCAAAAAGATCAGATGATTTTGAAACTCACCGAGGTCACAGCTCTAAAACTTCAAGTATTGTATCAGATGCATATAGACATCTAGAATTGCACATCTCTGGAAGAGTGATTGCTACAGCATCTAGGGCCCTACCCAGATGCTGTTCTGATGAGATGCAGACAGAAGATACTGAAGATCATATTCATGTGTTCCTTAATTTATATGAAGATCCCAAACATATCAGCAGtgatttttggaaagattaCCTTGCAAATGGTGCAGTTGGAAGAAGAATTCACTTGGGAACCATATCTGGACTTGGGAGCAGTCCAGATGAAGGTTCTTGCTATGTCTACAATGACAAGGGTACAAAGACCCATGTGATTATGAAGCATAGAACATTGATG GTGAAGCATATGCATTGGTATGAAGTGAGTGAGAAAGTTTCAGTTTGTGAATGTAGATGCACTAGAGCACGCTTACCACCAA ATTTTGGCTATTTGAGCCTCGTTGTGGCTTCCATGACATAG
- the LOC100801323 gene encoding uncharacterized protein isoform X1, translated as MVYLAVAGAGYSSVVGINNRRPEFFISIIPNGAIPTLYFVASLCRCCREHGFSSASESAWTDFPVENAYELLGVSETSSFDEIKASFRKLAKETHPDLAESKNDSTASRRFVQILAAYEILSDSQKRAHYDMYLLSQKKLMQRHPGQGSKLQIYKSQATAFKEMEVVEWLKWYRLTINNILAEKKMVVGTGYFDVFERDFYSAIYAAYYGPEIQSMELLPDCFEAEERSSYETPEVLHLVSGRDLFGMVCLANKVPEISITNNEKLTSFRSFHSGLCQSITDLNVHKNAKRSDDFETHRGHSSKTSSIVSDAYRHLELHISGRVIATASRALPRCCSDEMQTEDTEDHIHVFLNLYEDPKHISSDFWKDYLANGAVGRRIHLGTISGLGSSPDEGSCYVYNDKGTKTHVIMKHRTLMVKHMHWYEVSEKVSVCECRCTRARLPPSKFWLFEPRCGFHDIGGWYVETYGKDKNGRTMPSQRFWDGLDYSEQADRRLHPAMYLFALAYRTLDLEYAKASKKSFRNVVGAQMFRILHWCKKLVQ; from the exons ATGGTTTATCTCGCCGTCGCTGGTGCCGGATACAGCTCAGTCGTCGGAATCAATAATCGGAGGCCAGAATTTTTCATATCAATTATACCAAACGGCGCCATTCCAACGCTCTATTTCGTCGCATCTCTGTGTCGGTGCTGCAGAGAACATGGCTTCAGTAGCGCTTCCGAATCCGCTTGGACAGATTTTCCCGTAGAGAACGCGTATGAGCTGTTAGGAGTGTCCGAGACCAGCTCCTTTGACGAGATTAAAGCGTCGTTTCGAAAATTGGCCAAAGAGACTCACCCGGACCTAGCTGAGTCAAAGAACGATTCCACTGCGTCTCGACGATTTGTACAAATTCTGGCTGCCTATGAG ATTCTTTCAGATTCTCAAAAGAGAGCCCATTATGACATGTACCTGTTGTCTCAGAAAAAACTTATGCAAAGGCATCCTGGACAGGGTTCAAAATTGCAAATTTACAAATCACAGGCTACTGCGTTCAAGGAGATGGAAGTTGTTGAATGGTTAAAATGGTACAGATtaactataaataatattttggcaGAAAAGAAGATGGTAGTTGGAACTGGCTATTTTGATGTATTTGAGAGAGATTTTTATTCAGCTATTTATGCAGCATACTATGGTCCTGAAATTCAGTCCATGGAGCTTCTTCCTGACTGCTTTGAGGCTGAGGAGAGGTCCTCTTATGAAACTCCTGAGGTTTTGCACTTAGTTTCAGGACGTGATCTTTTCGGAATGGTTTGCCTAGCTAACAAGGTTCCAGAGATATCAATTACTAACAATGAGAAGTTAACATCTTTTAGATCCTTCCATTCAGGCCTGTGTCAATCTATAACAGATTTGAACGTCCACAAGAATGCAAAAAGATCAGATGATTTTGAAACTCACCGAGGTCACAGCTCTAAAACTTCAAGTATTGTATCAGATGCATATAGACATCTAGAATTGCACATCTCTGGAAGAGTGATTGCTACAGCATCTAGGGCCCTACCCAGATGCTGTTCTGATGAGATGCAGACAGAAGATACTGAAGATCATATTCATGTGTTCCTTAATTTATATGAAGATCCCAAACATATCAGCAGtgatttttggaaagattaCCTTGCAAATGGTGCAGTTGGAAGAAGAATTCACTTGGGAACCATATCTGGACTTGGGAGCAGTCCAGATGAAGGTTCTTGCTATGTCTACAATGACAAGGGTACAAAGACCCATGTGATTATGAAGCATAGAACATTGATG GTGAAGCATATGCATTGGTATGAAGTGAGTGAGAAAGTTTCAGTTTGTGAATGTAGATGCACTAGAGCACGCTTACCACCAAGCAA ATTTTGGCTATTTGAGCCTCGTTGTGGCTTCCATGACATAGGGGGTTGGTACGTTGAAACATATGGCAAAGATAAGAATGGTCGTACAATGCCATCACAAAGGTTCTGGGATGGCTTGGACTATAGTGAGCAAGCTGACAG AAGACTTCATCCAGCAATGTATCTGTTTGCTCTTGCATATCGGACACTTGATCTTGAATATGCCAAAGCAAGCAAGAAATCATTTAGGAATGTTGTTGGAGCACAAATGTTCCGAATTCTTCATTGGTGCAAGAAACTTGTTCAATAG
- the LOC100801866 gene encoding subtilisin-like protease SBT1.7, protein MFTMEMFKKPFFATTFVLFMILCDVSLATKDNQKNTYIVHMAKSKMPASFNHHSVWYKSIMKSISNSTEMLYTYDNTIHGLSTRLTLEEARLLKSQTGILKVLPEKIYKPLTTRTPKFLGLDKIADMFPKSNEASDIVIGLLDTGVWPESKSFEDTGLGPIPSSWKGKCESGDNFTTLNCNKKLIGARFFLKGYEASMGPLNATNQFRSPRDADGHGTHTASTAAGSAVKGASLFGYASGTARGMASRARVAVYKVCWGDTCAVSDILAAMDAAISDNVNVISASLGGGAIDYDEENLAIGAFAAMEKGIVVSCAAGNTGPDSSSLQNIAPWMITVGAGTLDRDFPVNVNLGNGQNYSGVSIYDGKFSRHTLVPLIYAGNASAKIGAELCETDSLDPKKVKGKIVLCDRGNSSRVEKGLVVKSAGGVGMVLANSESDGEELVADAHLLPTTAVGFKAGKLIKLYLQDARKPTSRLMFEGTKVGIEPSPVVAAFSSRGPNPITPEVLKPDFIAPGVNILAAFTKLVGPTNLDQDDRRVDFNIISGTSMACPHASGIAALIKSFHPDWSPAAIRSALMTTAYTTYNNGKKLLDSATNGPSTPFEVGAGHVNPVAALNPGLVYDLAVDDYLNFLCALNYTPDRIEVVARRKFRCNAHKHYSVTDLNYPSFGVVFKPKVGGSGATIVKHKRTLTNVGDAGTYKVSVTVDISSVKIAVEPNVLSFNKNEKKSYTITFTVSGPPPPSNFGFGRLEWSNGKNVVGSPISITWESGRA, encoded by the coding sequence ATGTTTACCATGGAAATGTTTAAGAAACCTTTCTTTGCAactacttttgttttgtttatgatCCTTTGCGATGTATCATTGGCGACAAAAGATAACCAAAAGAATACTTACATAGTCCACATGGCCAAATCCAAAATGCCAGCAAGCTTCAACCACCATTCAGTTTGGTATAAATCGATTATGAAATCAATATCTAACTCAACAGAGATGCTCTACACCTATGACAACACAATCCATGGATTGTCAACAAGATTAACACTGGAAGAAGCCCGATTATTGAAGAGTCAAACTGGGATTCTAAAGGTACTACCAGAGAAAATATATAAGCCACTCACAACTCGAACACCAAAATTCCTCGGGTTAGATAAAATCGCTGATATGTTCCCTAAATCAAATGAAGCAAGTGACATCGTTATCGGACTCCTCGACACTGGTGTTTGGCCCGAAAGCAAGAGCTTCGAAGATACTGGACTGGGACCCATCCCTAGTAGTTGGAAAGGCAAATGTGAATCAGGTGACAATTTCACTACCTTAAATTGCAATAAGAAATTGATAGGAGCCAGATTCTTCTTAAAAGGTTACGAGGCTTCAATGGGTCCCCTTAATGCAACCAACCAATTCAGATCACCACGAGACGCTGATGGCCACGGCACCCACACCGCAAGCACAGCCGCAGGGTCTGCAGTGAAAGGCGCCAGCCTATTCGGCTATGCTTCTGGGACAGCACGTGGGATGGCCTCACGTGCCAGAGTCGCTGTTTACAAGGTTTGTTGGGGAGATACTTGTGCTGTTTCGGATATATTGGCTGCAATGGACGCAGCCATCTCCGACAACGTCAATGTCATTTCTGCATCACTCGGAGGCGGAGCAATCGATTACGATGAAGAAAATCTTGCTATTGGAGCCTTTGCAGCAATGGAGAAAGGGATTGTAGTTTCCTGTGCTGCAGGAAACACGGGTCCTGATAGCTCTTCTCTCCAAAATATAGCACCTTGGATGATCACCGTGGGAGCTGGCACACTAGATCGTGATTTTCCGGTAAATGTTAACCTCGGGAATGGACAAAACTATTCTGGAGTATCAATTTATGATGGTAAATTTTCACGCCATACTTTAGTGCCACTCATATATGCTGGGAATGCCAGTGCAAAAATAGGTGCGGAGTTGTGTGAGACAGATAGCTTGGATCCAAAAAAGGTTAAGGGAAAAATTGTGTTGTGTGATCGTGGAAATAGTTCTAGGGTAGAGAAAGGACTTGTGGTGAAATCTGCCGGCGGTGTGGGCATGGTGTTAGCAAATTCGGAATCCGACGGAGAGGAATTGGTGGCAGATGCCCATCTTTTACCAACAACTGCAGTGGGTTTCAAGGCTGGGAAACTCATCAAGTTGTACTTACAAGATGCTCGAAAACCAACATCTAGGCTTATGTTTGAGGGAACAAAGGTTGGAATTGAGCCGTCGCCAGTTGTTGCAGCATTTAGCTCTCGGGGCCCAAACCCAATAACACCAGAGGTATTGAAGCCTGATTTCATTGCTCCAGGTGTCAACATCTTAGCCGCATTTACGAAGCTTGTGGGTCCCACTAACCTTGACCAAGATGATAGGCGCGTGGACTTCAACATAATTTCAGGTACATCCATGGCATGCCCTCACGCAAGCGGTATAGCAGCTTTGATCAAGTCATTTCATCCAGATTGGAGCCCAGCTGCAATTCGGTCTGCGCTTATGACCACAGCTTATACAACTTACAACAACGGTAAAAAATTGCTAGACAGTGCCACAAATGGCCCGTCAACGCCGTTTGAGGTCGGTGCTGGACATGTGAACCCTGTTGCTGCGCTTAATCCAGGTCTTGTCTATGATTTAGCAGTGGATGATTATCTCAACTTCCTTTGTGCACTAAACTACACACCTGATAGGATTGAGGTTGTGGCGAGGAGAAAGTTCAGGTGCAATGCACACAAGCACTACAGTGTAACCGACTTAAATTACCCTTCATTTGGTGTGGTGTTTAAACCAAAAGTGGGAGGGTCCGGTGCAACGATAGTTAAACACAAACGAACTCTTACTAATGTAGGGGACGCAGGAACATACAAAGTATCAGTTACAGTTGATATTTCATCTGTCAAGATCGCAGTTGAGCCAAATGTGTTGAGCTTcaacaaaaatgagaaaaaatcatACACAATCACGTTTACGGTTTCAGGTCCACCACCGCCaagtaattttggttttggacgTTTAGAATGGTCAAATGGAAAGAATGTTGTCGGAAGTCCTATCTCAATTACCTGGGAATCGGGACGTGCATGA